One window of the Thamnophis elegans isolate rThaEle1 chromosome 6, rThaEle1.pri, whole genome shotgun sequence genome contains the following:
- the VGLL3 gene encoding transcription cofactor vestigial-like protein 3: MSCSDVVRHQGQATRHPSQVKLPAASAVCSTSPCPFSTPAFTPSQQNKIVVYSKMQETLEVTLSNKQEEEEKDQPTEMEYLNSRCVLFTYFQGDIGSVVDEHFSRALTQANNFNSEAVLSKTKTDLWRENTTIANQRRNFPASFWTSSYQTPPPPSLSGIHRDFPITIPSTFSVADPNSWPGHTLHQTAPPPSSNMPESWHYPLASQVSSSYGHMHDVYMHHHHPHVHMHHHHHPTSHLDPRYRPLPVPSVCGGKIPPLQCDATKSDPTTVSCATSAWAGAFHGTVDIVPTFGFETAGTQHQDKTKEALWF, from the exons ATGAGTTGCTCGGATGTGGTGAGGCATCAGGGGCAAGCGACGCGCCACCCGTCCCAGGTGAAATTGCCCGCAGCATCCGCCGTGTGTTCCACGAGTCCTTGCCCGTTCTCCACACCAGCGTTCACGCCGAGCCAACAG AATAAAATAGTTGTATATAGCAAGATGCAAGAAACTCTGGAAGTGACACTTTCTAATAagcaagaggaagaggagaaagatcaGCCTACTGAAATGGAATACCTTAATTCTCGCTGCGTCCTTTTCACCTACTTTCAGGGagacattggctcagtggtggatGAACACTTCTCAAGAGCTTTAACTCAAGCTAACAACTTCAATTCAGAGGCTGTTCTTTCAAAAACCAAAACAGACTTATGGAGAG aaaacacaacaattgCAAATCAAAGGAGGAACTTCCCAGCTTCATTTTGGACTAGTTCTTATCAAACTCCACCTCCACCATCTTTAAGTGGAATTCATCGTGATTTTCCCATTACTATACCAAGCACCTTTTCAGTAGCAGATCCTAACAGCTGGCCAGGACATACGTTGCATCAGACTGCTCCACCTCCCTCATCTAACATGCCAGAGTCTTGGCATTATCCTTTAGCATCCCAGGTGAGCTCTTCATATGGACATATGCATGATGTGTAcatgcatcatcatcatccccaTGTACACatgcatcatcaccatcatccaaCTTCACATCTCGACCCACGGTACAGACCTTTGCCAGTGCCCTCAGTTTGTGGAGGCAAGATTCCTCCACTACAGTGTGATGCAACAAAGTCAGATCCTACTACTGTCAGCTGTGCTACCTCAGCTTGGGCAGGAGCCTTTCATGGGACAGTTGATATTGTGCCAACATTTGGATTTGAAACAG caGGTACCCAACATCAGGACAAAACTAAGGAGGCTTTATGGTTTTGA